One window from the genome of Natrialba magadii ATCC 43099 encodes:
- a CDS encoding sulfatase family protein, whose protein sequence is MTNDRPNIVLVHCHDLGTYLGCYGVDVETPHIDSLATDGIRFDRHFVTAPQCSPSRASLFTGRHPHQNGMLGLAHADWELGPDERVLPDLLCDAGYETHLFGLQHITEYPDQLGYDHIHTEQPLTVEASPAVHETARANAVADEFASVLESDGLGDPFFASVGFFELHRVEENGGFGFEGDRYDAPAPEDVAPLEFLPDRPGIRSDIAEINGMLNALDEATGTVLEALDEAGVADETLVVFTTEHGLAMPRAKGCCFDPGIEAALLMRYPSRIDGGQTVDDLISNVDVFATLIAVADAPVPETQLAGERFTPLLFGDAGDEGDEGNAGDAGDAGDEGNAGDTDDAGDEGNAGDTDDAGDEGNAGDTDDAGDEGNAGDTDDAGDEGNAGDADDTDDAGDEGDKREKREENSEDSDRGDYEPRDRIFAGMTWHDRYNPMRAIRTERWKYVRNFWHLPHVYMTTDIYCSAAGREMREEFTGDQRAYEELYDLEADPLEQENLLLADTPDTVDTPDQHGSRDVDDVRTRLRDDLVDWMTETDDPLLDGPVVPSDWERIHPEMGDDR, encoded by the coding sequence ATGACCAACGACCGGCCGAACATCGTTCTCGTCCACTGCCACGACCTCGGGACGTATCTGGGCTGTTACGGTGTCGACGTGGAGACACCCCACATCGACAGTCTTGCCACCGACGGCATCCGGTTCGACCGGCACTTCGTCACCGCACCCCAGTGCTCGCCGAGCCGGGCGAGTCTGTTCACTGGCCGCCACCCCCACCAGAACGGTATGCTCGGCCTCGCGCACGCCGACTGGGAGCTCGGCCCCGACGAGCGCGTCCTCCCGGACCTGCTCTGCGATGCTGGCTACGAAACCCACCTCTTCGGCCTCCAGCACATCACCGAGTACCCCGACCAGCTCGGCTACGACCACATTCACACCGAACAGCCCCTGACCGTCGAGGCGTCGCCGGCCGTCCACGAAACCGCCCGCGCGAACGCCGTCGCAGACGAGTTCGCATCCGTACTCGAGTCCGACGGTCTCGGCGACCCGTTCTTCGCCTCGGTCGGCTTCTTCGAACTCCACCGCGTCGAGGAAAACGGTGGCTTCGGCTTCGAGGGCGACCGGTACGACGCGCCGGCCCCCGAGGACGTGGCCCCACTCGAGTTCCTGCCGGACAGGCCCGGCATTCGGTCGGATATCGCCGAGATCAACGGGATGTTGAACGCGTTAGACGAAGCGACGGGGACGGTACTCGAGGCGCTCGACGAGGCAGGTGTCGCAGACGAGACGCTGGTCGTCTTTACGACCGAGCACGGGCTGGCGATGCCGCGTGCGAAGGGGTGTTGCTTCGATCCGGGGATCGAGGCGGCGTTGCTCATGCGCTATCCATCACGAATTGACGGTGGCCAGACGGTTGACGATCTCATCAGCAACGTCGACGTGTTCGCGACACTCATCGCGGTTGCCGACGCACCGGTGCCGGAGACGCAGCTTGCCGGGGAACGGTTCACGCCGCTGTTGTTCGGTGACGCGGGCGACGAGGGCGACGAGGGCAACGCGGGTGACGCGGGTGACGCGGGCGACGAGGGCAACGCAGGTGACACGGATGACGCGGGCGACGAGGGCAACGCAGGTGACACGGATGACGCGGGCGACGAGGGCAACGCAGGTGACACGGATGACGCGGGCGACGAGGGCAACGCAGGTGACACGGATGACGCGGGCGACGAGGGCAACGCAGGTGACGCGGATGACACGGATGACGCGGGCGACGAGGGTGACAAGCGCGAGAAGCGCGAGGAAAATAGCGAAGACAGTGACCGCGGCGACTACGAGCCCCGTGACCGCATCTTCGCCGGCATGACCTGGCACGACCGCTACAATCCGATGCGGGCGATCCGGACGGAGCGCTGGAAGTACGTCCGCAACTTCTGGCACCTCCCCCACGTCTACATGACGACGGATATCTACTGCAGCGCCGCCGGCCGGGAGATGCGCGAGGAGTTCACCGGCGATCAGCGCGCCTACGAGGAACTGTACGACCTCGAGGCCGACCCGCTCGAGCAGGAGAATCTTCTACTGGCGGACACGCCCGATACAGTGGACACTCCCGACCAGCATGGGAGCCGGGACGTTGACGATGTCCGTACCCGACTTCGGGACGACCTCGTCGACTGGATGACCGAGACGGACGATCCGCTACTCGACGGCCCGGTCGTCCCCAGCGACTGGGAACGCATTCATCCCGAAATGGGCGACGACCGCTAG
- a CDS encoding nucleoside hydrolase: MSRPVLFDTDPGCDDAVAITLALASDDLEVVGLSTAHGNTTVENTTANARSILELVDRTDVPVARGADCPLTVDLETAEHIHGPDGILGDLPEPTAATEPVDAPGAQFIVEQAREHAGDLTLVAIAPLTNVALALALEPDLPELLDELVVMGGAAFGQGNVTPLAEANFHSDPHAAHRVVRDLSPTIVGLDVTRGATFPPDRLPALSRDGQLEWTIRQWLTYYDEEQLARYDIESAAIHDALVVAWLLDDGILEIEPCAMRVGTDNDLARGALVCDARGVTERPPNGYVATAVDTARFRSVLGEGLEFLLQ; the protein is encoded by the coding sequence ATGAGCCGTCCAGTGTTGTTCGATACGGACCCCGGCTGTGACGACGCCGTCGCGATTACGCTAGCTCTCGCCAGCGACGACCTCGAGGTCGTTGGCCTCTCGACGGCCCACGGAAACACCACGGTCGAGAACACGACTGCGAACGCCCGATCAATTCTCGAACTCGTCGACCGGACAGACGTTCCCGTCGCGAGGGGCGCAGACTGCCCGTTGACCGTCGACCTCGAGACGGCCGAGCACATCCACGGCCCCGACGGCATCCTTGGAGACCTGCCGGAGCCAACTGCTGCAACCGAGCCCGTCGACGCCCCTGGCGCCCAGTTCATCGTCGAACAGGCACGCGAGCACGCTGGCGACCTCACGCTCGTCGCCATCGCACCGCTGACGAACGTCGCTCTCGCCCTCGCGCTGGAGCCCGACCTGCCAGAGCTGCTCGACGAGCTCGTCGTCATGGGCGGGGCCGCCTTCGGGCAGGGGAACGTCACCCCGCTCGCGGAGGCGAATTTCCACTCCGATCCCCACGCGGCCCATCGCGTCGTGCGAGACCTCTCGCCGACCATCGTTGGCCTGGATGTCACCAGAGGTGCAACCTTCCCGCCGGACCGCCTCCCAGCGCTCTCGCGGGACGGACAACTCGAGTGGACCATCCGTCAGTGGCTCACCTACTACGACGAGGAGCAACTGGCGCGCTACGACATCGAGTCGGCTGCGATCCACGACGCGCTCGTTGTCGCCTGGCTGCTCGACGATGGGATTCTCGAGATCGAACCCTGCGCTATGCGCGTTGGAACCGACAACGACCTCGCACGCGGCGCGCTCGTTTGTGATGCACGCGGCGTCACCGAGCGCCCGCCGAACGGTTACGTCGCGACCGCCGTCGATACCGCACGGTTTCGGTCGGTTCTCGGCGAGGGACTCGAGTTCCTGTTGCAGTAG
- the truA gene encoding tRNA pseudouridine(38-40) synthase TruA — protein MRAFRLAYDGTGYYGFQRQPDVPTVEDAMFDALRALDVLAPDADKPAGYAAAGRTDAGVSALAQTVAFEAPDWLTPRAFNGELPADIRAWAAADAPDEFHATHHAREREYTYYLYAPPANDDAPPASDTDEDHAGTPVTAHTVDDDRFQAACDALSGPHDFHNLTPDDHNTERSPVLESTRDGHFRILTVTAGGFCRELVRRLVSLARDVGTGEANLQTIERALESDPLPGHEGIAPAPPEPLVLTDVEYGVLEFAVDEEAAESARAVFEQRRRKRVTGARVAERVVEGVRER, from the coding sequence ATGCGCGCGTTTCGACTCGCCTACGACGGCACCGGCTACTACGGCTTCCAGCGCCAGCCCGACGTGCCGACCGTCGAGGACGCGATGTTCGACGCGCTGCGCGCGCTCGACGTTCTCGCACCCGACGCAGACAAACCCGCCGGCTACGCCGCCGCCGGCCGCACCGACGCTGGCGTCTCTGCGCTCGCACAGACCGTCGCCTTCGAGGCCCCCGACTGGCTCACTCCGCGGGCGTTCAACGGCGAACTGCCGGCCGACATCCGCGCCTGGGCGGCCGCCGACGCGCCTGACGAGTTTCACGCAACACACCACGCACGCGAGCGCGAGTACACCTATTATCTGTACGCACCGCCCGCCAACGACGACGCACCGCCCGCCAGCGACACCGATGAGGACCACGCTGGTACTCCCGTCACGGCCCACACCGTCGACGACGACCGCTTCCAGGCCGCCTGCGACGCCCTCTCCGGCCCCCACGACTTCCACAACCTCACACCCGACGACCACAACACCGAGCGCTCGCCGGTACTCGAGTCCACCCGCGATGGGCACTTCCGCATTCTGACCGTCACCGCGGGCGGCTTCTGTCGCGAACTCGTCCGCCGACTCGTCTCGCTCGCCCGGGACGTCGGAACCGGCGAGGCCAACCTGCAAACGATCGAGCGGGCACTCGAGTCCGACCCGCTGCCCGGCCACGAGGGAATTGCGCCCGCACCGCCCGAGCCGCTGGTGCTGACCGATGTCGAGTATGGTGTACTCGAGTTCGCCGTCGACGAGGAGGCAGCCGAGAGCGCGCGGGCGGTGTTCGAGCAGCGGCGACGGAAGCGGGTGACGGGGGCGCGTGTGGCGGAGCGAGTTGTAGAAGGTGTACGAGAGCGGTAG
- a CDS encoding M28 family peptidase: MTDADRQLTGDAVARAIGRAWTDDSAWELLTDLTELPNRMGGSPGERRAAELVRESFTDAGLDDARIDEFDMQYWERGTSELTVETNSLSRQFETIALPYSPAGDVEGRLVDVGYGTPAEIDAVDLEGAIAVASTTTPADRRFVHRMEKYGHAVEAGASAFVFVNHVPGQLPPTGSLRFNEEGEIPAVGVSAESGDWLSEYASRAEDVRAHLHVDARTTDGTSQNVHATLGSDTDDFVLVLAHYDAHDIGEGALDNGCGIATVAGAARILAAVEGVLESQVRIAGVGCEEIGLLGAEALADDLDPDSIRAVVNVDGAGRFRDVQVYSHASEELEELAASVAGGAGQPVVHEPDPHPFSDHWPFLQAGVPSVQLHSEPPKGSDRGRGWGHTSADTRDKVDPRNLREHAILTTLLVWELTRTDVASIAVDDLRERLVEQDYEPGMRAAGIWPVGWT, encoded by the coding sequence ATGACTGATGCTGACCGACAGCTGACTGGCGACGCCGTCGCCCGTGCAATCGGCCGCGCCTGGACGGACGACAGCGCCTGGGAACTCCTGACCGATCTCACCGAACTGCCGAACCGAATGGGCGGCTCGCCCGGCGAGCGCCGCGCGGCCGAACTGGTCCGCGAGTCGTTTACCGACGCAGGTCTCGACGACGCCCGAATCGACGAGTTCGATATGCAGTACTGGGAGCGCGGAACGTCAGAACTCACCGTCGAGACGAACTCGCTCTCGCGGCAGTTCGAGACGATCGCACTGCCGTACTCGCCCGCCGGCGACGTCGAGGGACGGCTCGTGGACGTGGGCTACGGTACACCCGCAGAGATCGACGCGGTCGACCTCGAGGGCGCGATTGCCGTCGCGAGCACGACGACGCCCGCAGACCGGCGGTTCGTCCACCGGATGGAGAAGTACGGCCACGCGGTCGAGGCCGGCGCGTCGGCGTTCGTCTTCGTCAATCACGTACCAGGCCAGCTGCCGCCGACGGGCTCGCTCCGATTCAACGAGGAGGGCGAGATTCCAGCCGTCGGCGTCAGTGCCGAGAGCGGCGACTGGCTAAGCGAGTATGCGAGCCGTGCGGAAGACGTTCGTGCCCATCTTCACGTCGACGCCCGGACCACCGATGGCACCAGTCAGAACGTCCACGCGACCCTCGGCTCCGACACTGATGATTTCGTCCTCGTCCTCGCCCACTACGACGCCCACGATATCGGCGAAGGCGCACTCGACAACGGCTGTGGCATCGCCACCGTCGCCGGCGCGGCCAGGATTCTCGCTGCGGTCGAGGGGGTACTCGAGTCCCAGGTCAGAATCGCGGGCGTCGGCTGCGAGGAAATCGGCCTGCTCGGTGCCGAGGCGCTTGCCGACGACCTCGACCCAGATTCGATTCGGGCAGTGGTCAACGTCGACGGCGCGGGCCGATTCCGTGACGTGCAAGTCTACTCGCACGCGTCGGAGGAACTCGAGGAACTCGCCGCGTCGGTCGCAGGTGGGGCCGGCCAGCCGGTCGTTCACGAGCCGGATCCGCACCCGTTCAGCGATCATTGGCCGTTCCTGCAGGCGGGCGTTCCCTCGGTACAGCTCCACAGCGAGCCGCCGAAGGGGAGCGACCGGGGACGCGGCTGGGGACACACGTCAGCCGATACGCGAGACAAGGTTGACCCGCGGAATCTCCGCGAGCACGCAATCTTGACGACGCTGCTGGTGTGGGAACTCACGCGAACGGACGTGGCGTCGATCGCGGTGGACGACCTGCGCGAGCGACTGGTCGAACAGGATTACGAGCCGGGGATGCGGGCAGCCGGAATTTGGCCGGTTGGGTGGACGTAG
- the pepF gene encoding oligoendopeptidase F yields MSSVPERSDIDEEYTWDLESVYATDDEWQDAYEDVAERVEELQAYEGQVTDDAETLHSVLELRDSVMRDVSTVAAYARMRRDEDTTNQEYQALTARAQSLAADAQSAASFIDPELQELTREEFDDLVETEPALEVYDHYVDDVLRMKPHTRSAEVEELLADLSEVTGATGEVYNMLSNADMSFPSVEDPDPESEGEGEGESEAIEITQSNFTNLLKRSDREFRQQVYEEYFDEWESMRNTVASAYKNSVKADVKTARARNYDTAREAALDGPNVPVEVYDTLVESVHDNLDKLHHHADLKRQALDVDELQMWDLYMPLTGDEGPDVEYDQAAEYVVDALEPLGEEYQSRVAEGLESRWVDVYENEGKQSGAYSSGTYDTQPFILMNYQDDIASMYTLAHELGHSMHSQLTKDEQPFVYSGYEIFVAEVASTVNEALLTAHLLETVDDPEFKKHVLNEFLERVRSTLYRQTLFAEFEHEAHRLEEEGEPLTADRLDELYGGLKETYYEPAAVDDRIAREWMRIPHFYRAFYVYQYATGISAALAIVEDVLPDGAGGEPDREAADDYLEFLQQGSREYPLELLQIAGVDMSSSEPIDRALATYGERLDELEELLS; encoded by the coding sequence ATGAGTTCCGTTCCCGAACGGTCAGACATCGACGAGGAGTATACCTGGGATCTGGAGAGCGTCTACGCGACCGACGACGAGTGGCAGGACGCCTACGAAGACGTCGCCGAACGCGTCGAAGAGCTACAGGCGTACGAGGGACAGGTCACCGACGACGCCGAGACGCTCCACTCGGTACTCGAGTTGCGCGATTCGGTCATGCGTGACGTCTCGACGGTGGCAGCCTACGCGCGGATGCGCCGCGACGAGGATACGACGAATCAGGAGTACCAGGCGCTGACCGCTCGCGCGCAGTCGCTCGCAGCCGATGCGCAGTCCGCGGCGTCGTTCATCGACCCCGAACTGCAGGAGTTGACCCGCGAGGAGTTCGACGACCTGGTCGAGACAGAGCCGGCACTCGAGGTGTACGACCACTACGTCGACGACGTACTCCGGATGAAGCCCCACACGCGCTCCGCGGAGGTGGAGGAGTTACTCGCTGACCTGAGCGAGGTCACCGGGGCAACGGGCGAGGTGTACAACATGCTCTCGAACGCGGATATGTCGTTCCCGAGCGTTGAGGATCCCGATCCCGAGAGCGAGGGCGAGGGCGAGGGCGAGAGCGAGGCCATCGAAATCACCCAGAGCAACTTCACGAACCTGCTCAAGCGATCCGACCGGGAGTTCCGCCAGCAGGTCTACGAGGAATACTTCGACGAGTGGGAGTCGATGCGAAACACCGTCGCCTCGGCGTACAAGAACAGCGTCAAGGCAGACGTAAAGACTGCGCGGGCGCGAAACTACGACACCGCCCGCGAGGCGGCCCTCGACGGCCCGAACGTTCCCGTCGAGGTCTACGACACGCTCGTCGAGAGCGTCCACGACAACCTCGACAAACTCCACCACCACGCCGACCTCAAGCGCCAGGCGCTCGACGTCGACGAACTGCAGATGTGGGACCTCTACATGCCACTGACCGGCGACGAGGGCCCCGACGTCGAGTACGACCAGGCCGCCGAGTACGTCGTCGACGCACTCGAACCGCTCGGCGAGGAGTACCAGTCCCGCGTCGCCGAAGGACTCGAGTCGCGCTGGGTCGACGTCTACGAGAACGAGGGCAAACAGTCCGGGGCGTACTCGAGTGGCACCTACGACACGCAGCCGTTCATCCTGATGAACTACCAGGACGACATTGCCTCGATGTACACGCTGGCCCACGAACTCGGCCACTCGATGCACTCCCAACTGACGAAAGACGAACAGCCGTTCGTCTACTCGGGCTACGAAATCTTCGTTGCCGAGGTCGCCAGTACGGTCAACGAGGCGCTGCTGACGGCACACCTGCTCGAGACCGTCGACGATCCGGAGTTCAAGAAACATGTCCTGAACGAGTTCCTCGAGCGTGTGCGCTCGACGCTCTACCGCCAGACGCTGTTCGCCGAGTTCGAACACGAGGCCCACCGACTGGAGGAGGAAGGCGAACCCCTGACGGCCGACCGACTCGACGAACTCTACGGTGGGCTCAAGGAGACGTACTACGAACCGGCCGCGGTTGACGACCGCATCGCTCGTGAGTGGATGCGCATTCCCCACTTCTACCGCGCGTTCTACGTCTACCAGTACGCGACCGGCATCTCGGCCGCGCTCGCCATCGTCGAGGACGTGCTGCCCGACGGCGCGGGCGGCGAGCCAGACCGCGAGGCCGCAGACGACTATCTCGAGTTCCTCCAGCAGGGCTCCCGGGAGTACCCACTCGAACTCCTGCAGATTGCCGGCGTCGACATGAGCAGTTCCGAACCAATCGACCGCGCACTGGCGACCTACGGCGAGCGACTGGACGAACTCGAAGAACTGCTCTCCTGA
- the pan2 gene encoding proteasome-activating nucleotidase Pan2 has product MSRSPSLPERPHRDIDPDLPADERLEALRGHYAELVDVNEQLESQLDQTTDRREDLRERVDRVERENETLKSSSLYIASVEDVVGDGEVVVKQHGNNQEVLTEVSPRIAERVEAGDRVAVNDSFAIQTILETETDARAQAMEITERPEVGYEDIGGIDEQVREVREAVEQPLIEPERFEEVGIDPPSGVLLHGPPGTGKTMLAKAVANQTDATFIKMAGSELVRKFIGEGSRLVRDLFELAREREPAIIFIDEIDAVATTRTESKTSGDAEVQRTMMQLLSEMDGFEARGEIRIIAATNRFDMLDRAILRPGRFDRLIEVPEPDRDGREQILEIHTRGMNIADGVDFAELADETDGYSGAEIESLATEAGMFAIRNERDEVHHEDFVDAFDKIEADDSSDVISSAGYFYQ; this is encoded by the coding sequence ATGTCTCGAAGCCCGTCTCTCCCCGAACGACCTCACCGCGATATCGATCCTGATCTCCCCGCCGACGAGCGGCTCGAGGCCCTTCGCGGGCACTATGCGGAACTCGTTGACGTCAACGAACAACTCGAGAGCCAGCTCGATCAGACGACCGACCGCCGCGAGGACCTGCGCGAGCGCGTCGACCGCGTCGAGCGCGAGAACGAGACGCTCAAGAGTTCCTCACTGTACATCGCGAGTGTCGAGGACGTCGTGGGCGACGGCGAAGTCGTCGTCAAACAACACGGCAACAACCAGGAGGTTCTCACCGAGGTCTCCCCGCGCATCGCAGAGCGCGTCGAGGCCGGCGACCGCGTCGCCGTCAACGACTCCTTTGCAATCCAGACGATCCTGGAGACGGAAACCGACGCGCGCGCACAGGCGATGGAGATTACTGAGCGTCCCGAGGTCGGCTACGAGGATATCGGCGGCATCGACGAGCAGGTCCGTGAGGTCCGCGAGGCCGTCGAACAGCCACTCATCGAACCCGAACGCTTCGAGGAAGTCGGCATCGACCCACCGAGTGGCGTCTTGCTCCACGGCCCGCCAGGCACCGGGAAGACGATGCTCGCGAAGGCCGTCGCCAACCAGACCGACGCCACTTTCATCAAGATGGCCGGCTCCGAACTCGTGCGCAAGTTCATCGGGGAAGGCTCGCGGCTCGTCCGCGACCTCTTCGAACTCGCCCGCGAGCGCGAACCGGCAATCATCTTCATCGACGAGATCGACGCCGTCGCGACGACGCGAACGGAGTCCAAGACCTCCGGTGACGCCGAGGTCCAGCGCACCATGATGCAACTGCTCTCCGAAATGGACGGCTTCGAGGCTCGTGGAGAGATCCGCATCATCGCCGCCACGAACCGCTTCGACATGTTAGACCGCGCGATCCTCCGTCCCGGTCGGTTCGACCGCCTCATCGAGGTCCCCGAGCCAGACCGTGACGGTCGCGAGCAGATCCTCGAGATCCACACCCGCGGCATGAACATCGCCGACGGCGTCGACTTCGCCGAGCTGGCCGACGAAACGGACGGCTACTCCGGTGCCGAAATCGAGAGCCTGGCTACTGAAGCCGGCATGTTCGCCATCCGCAACGAGCGCGATGAGGTCCACCACGAGGACTTCGTCGACGCCTTCGACAAAATCGAGGCCGACGACTCGAGTGACGTCATCTCCTCTGCGGGTTACTTCTACCAGTAA
- a CDS encoding pyruvoyl-dependent arginine decarboxylase, with protein sequence MSTIRIVQGSASAPTKMASYDAALADAGVENYNLVAVSSVIPADVDVEAVGTAPNLGPAGERLTVVEARATTAGPGQVSAALAWSRSADRGPGLFYEVADETDSDDVEHRVLEGLAAGQDLRDWEFGDSSVAVEHSQAEAGVYTTSLVLAVYGESEPIC encoded by the coding sequence ATGAGTACGATCCGAATCGTTCAGGGCTCCGCATCAGCCCCGACCAAGATGGCCTCCTACGACGCCGCTCTCGCCGACGCCGGCGTCGAAAACTACAACCTCGTCGCCGTCTCCTCCGTGATTCCAGCCGATGTCGACGTCGAAGCCGTCGGCACGGCACCCAACCTCGGTCCCGCCGGCGAACGACTGACCGTCGTCGAAGCGCGGGCGACCACTGCCGGCCCCGGCCAGGTGAGCGCCGCCCTCGCCTGGTCACGATCCGCCGACCGCGGACCTGGTCTCTTCTACGAAGTCGCAGACGAAACCGACTCCGACGACGTCGAACACCGCGTTCTCGAGGGGCTCGCCGCTGGACAGGACCTGCGCGACTGGGAGTTCGGGGACTCGAGTGTCGCTGTCGAGCACAGCCAGGCTGAGGCGGGCGTCTACACCACATCGCTCGTGCTCGCGGTCTACGGCGAGAGCGAGCCGATCTGCTGA
- a CDS encoding DUF5811 family protein — translation MNGNTPYAGLPGETAAGQRAAADVPDLSSSQKRLLHRDVSRIAARTREFLPNEYAVDADVSTGATGPQVTVAVRPPVGHAVSAGFTPDLEDVSEEIITSDERDEVARGLAASAALQVKQAVSDAMTPTAK, via the coding sequence ATGAACGGAAATACGCCGTACGCAGGGTTACCAGGGGAGACTGCTGCTGGCCAGCGTGCCGCAGCCGACGTCCCCGACCTCTCGAGTTCCCAGAAACGGCTGTTACACCGCGATGTTTCGCGGATCGCCGCTCGAACTCGTGAGTTCCTGCCCAACGAGTACGCGGTCGACGCCGACGTTTCGACGGGCGCAACTGGCCCGCAGGTGACCGTCGCCGTTCGCCCGCCGGTCGGCCACGCCGTCAGCGCTGGGTTCACGCCTGATCTCGAGGACGTCTCCGAAGAGATCATCACGTCTGACGAACGCGACGAGGTCGCCCGTGGTCTCGCAGCGAGTGCAGCGCTGCAGGTGAAACAGGCGGTTAGCGATGCGATGACGCCGACGGCGAAGTAG
- a CDS encoding DUF6276 family protein, protein MTCSACGSPTVHFAVPADSRSVLSTAGSVSVADDHTHTLDSCTFCTHCLVLEFDDDAEAASPTTDGSTAPDFSRVSDAFPTTPEQAVPLALAIGLAESLAMNRSAIETFLRDVERAGADPLLVLDRLQRDPSVEPAIDLERRQHQFEQVLY, encoded by the coding sequence ATGACCTGTTCGGCGTGTGGCTCTCCAACTGTTCACTTCGCAGTACCGGCTGACTCCCGTAGCGTTCTCTCTACTGCCGGTTCCGTCTCCGTCGCGGACGACCACACGCACACCCTCGACTCCTGTACGTTCTGTACGCACTGTCTGGTACTCGAGTTCGACGACGATGCTGAAGCAGCTAGCCCGACGACGGACGGGTCCACTGCCCCCGATTTCTCGCGCGTCAGCGACGCGTTTCCGACGACTCCTGAACAGGCCGTTCCGCTGGCGCTTGCGATCGGACTCGCCGAGTCGCTGGCGATGAATCGGTCGGCGATCGAAACGTTCCTCCGGGATGTCGAGCGCGCTGGGGCTGACCCCCTGCTGGTGCTGGACCGACTCCAGCGTGATCCGTCGGTCGAGCCGGCGATCGATCTGGAGAGGCGACAGCATCAGTTCGAACAGGTGCTCTACTGA
- a CDS encoding V-type ATP synthase subunit D: MAKDVKPTRKNLMEIEDRIELSERGHGTLEKKRDGLIMEFMDILDKAQDVRGDLADDYDQAQRKINMARAMEGDVAVRGAAAALQEHPEITTESKNIMGVVVPQIESSRVSKNLSERGYGIMGTSARIDEAAEAYEDLLESIILAAEVETAMKKMLREIETTKRRVNALEFKLLPDLYNSQEYIEQKLEEQEREETFRLKKIKEKKEQEEKEAREAEADEDEIEEEDMEPPAAGGVPGN; encoded by the coding sequence ATGGCCAAGGACGTCAAGCCCACCCGCAAGAACCTGATGGAGATCGAGGATCGGATCGAACTCTCCGAACGCGGGCACGGGACACTCGAGAAGAAACGGGACGGGCTGATCATGGAATTCATGGACATCCTGGACAAGGCCCAGGACGTCCGCGGGGATCTGGCCGACGACTACGATCAGGCCCAGCGCAAGATCAACATGGCACGCGCCATGGAGGGTGACGTCGCCGTCCGCGGTGCTGCTGCCGCACTGCAGGAACACCCCGAGATCACCACCGAATCGAAGAACATTATGGGCGTCGTCGTCCCACAGATCGAATCTTCGCGCGTCTCAAAAAACCTCAGCGAGCGCGGCTACGGGATTATGGGGACCTCCGCGCGCATCGACGAGGCCGCCGAAGCCTACGAAGACCTGCTCGAGAGCATTATCCTCGCCGCAGAGGTCGAGACGGCGATGAAGAAGATGCTCCGCGAAATCGAGACGACCAAGCGCCGCGTCAACGCACTCGAGTTCAAACTCCTCCCAGATCTGTACAACAGCCAGGAGTACATCGAGCAGAAACTCGAGGAGCAAGAGCGTGAGGAGACCTTCCGCCTGAAGAAGATCAAGGAGAAGAAAGAACAGGAAGAGAAGGAAGCACGTGAGGCTGAGGCGGACGAAGACGAAATTGAAGAAGAGGATATGGAACCACCGGCGGCGGGCGGTGTGCCGGGGAACTGA
- a CDS encoding zinc ribbon domain-containing protein: protein MFDDHETASAADNAATTGGSHGTGSEQKGCLKCGHTETAVDDISTTGTGFSKFFDIQNRRFRVVSCTNCGYAELYKGGKTNDLTDLFLG, encoded by the coding sequence ATGTTCGACGATCACGAGACTGCATCCGCGGCAGACAACGCCGCGACTACCGGCGGCAGCCACGGAACTGGCAGCGAGCAGAAGGGCTGTCTCAAGTGTGGCCACACGGAAACGGCGGTCGACGACATCTCGACGACCGGCACCGGCTTCTCGAAGTTCTTCGACATTCAGAATCGGCGCTTCCGGGTCGTCTCCTGTACCAACTGCGGCTACGCCGAACTCTACAAGGGCGGCAAGACCAACGATCTAACCGACCTCTTTCTGGGGTAA